The DNA window CGGAACGAAGCCCAAATGGCGTACAAACAGCAAAAACGAAGGAACGAACCTACGGAGCACTGAACTCCATTGCTGCCAACCACTTAGAGAGCAAAAAATGACGCCAAAACGACACTTTTGTAACATGGCGCAAGTGAACCGCATCCTCCTTGTGCTCCTGCTCAGCGCTCCCATTCTGAGCGCCCAACAAGCTCCACCCGTTGCCCAGTTCCTCAGTGAACTGATCCAGCGCAACACGGCGAACCCTCCCGGAAACGAAGACCTCCTCGCGCAGTACCTCGCGCCGATCTTCAAGCAGGCGGGCTTCGAAGTCGACATCATCGCGACGCCGCAGAAGGGCAAGTCCCACTTCATCGCCCGTCTGCGCGGCAATGGCACCAAGAAACCTGTTCTTCTGGCGGCGCACGCTGATGTCGTTGGCGTTGAACGCGAGAAGTGGACGGTCGATCCCTTTGCCGGCACCATCCGCGACGGCTATGTCATTGGTCGCGGCGCCATCGATTTCAAAGGCGGCCTTGCCGTCTTTGCGCAAGCGGCTCTCGATATCGCCCGCAGCAAACGGGAGCTCGATCGCGACATCATCTTCCTCTCCGAAGCCGATGAAGAAGGCGGCCCCTACAACACGGGTTGGCTTGCCGAACGCCATTGGGACAAGATCGATTGCGAATTTTCTCTCAACGAAGGCGGCTGGATCGTCCAGGACGAGAAGACACGCAAGGTCAAGTACGTCTCCGTCTCGACCGCCGACAAGCTCAGCCTCAACCTGATCCTGCGCGCCAAAGGCACCTCGACCCACAGCTCTATGCCGCTTGCGGACAACGCGATCTTCCGTCTTGCCCGTGCCCTTGCAAAAGTCGGCGCCTACGACACGAAACCAAGGCTGAATGACTCGACCAAGCTCTTCTTCAAGACTCTCGGTGATGTCAGCGAAGAGCCGCTCAAGACGCAATTCTACGATCTTGTTGCTGGTGCCGATCCGGCTAAGCTTGCCGCAGCCGACAAGGCCATCTCCCAGAACCCGCTCCTCCACGCCATCATGCGCAACACCATCGCGCCCACCTTCCTCAATGCAGGCTTTCGCGGCAATGTCATCCCTGGCTCCGCGGATGCGACGCTGAACTTTCGCGTCATCCCTGGTACCACGATTGGCGAACTCATCGACGAGATCCAAACCCTCGTCAATGACCCACAGGTGGAGGTTCTCGAAGCAACCACTCGCCTCTCGAATGCCGTCATGACGCCCGAGCAGCAACAGGCCGCTGTCGCAGCAGCCAAGCGCCCCACGGTGCCGGAATCGCCACTCAGTTCAGCGCTCTACCTTGCTGTTGCGAAGCACGCAAAGCAGACTTATCCCGAAGCGCAGGTCACGCCCTATCTCTTTCAGGCGGGCACTGACGCCTATGCCTGGCGCTCCCGCGGCATTCCTGTCTATGGAATCTACCCGTATCCGATCACCGCGGAAGACCTCACGCGGATGCACGGCAACGACGAGCGGATTCCCGTCGCTTCGCTCGTGTCTGGACTCAAGATGATTACCAACATCCTGCTCGAAGTTGCAGCGAAGCACTAATTTATCGAGCGCTAAAGCGAAACAACTCATCAGCAGCCGCAAGAATTGTCAGCCGCAAGCGGGCAGGGTAGTGGGGTGGCAACGTAGCAAGAAAGCGCCGCACCACGGTAGCCGACTCGCGATCCCGATGCCCCCGCAGCGTTGTGCTGATCCACCGTTGCGGGAAGAAAATGTCCCCAGTCTTCTGGATCTCCTGCAGCACCACAAGACTGGGCAATAGGAAAGGCTCACTCGCCTTCGCCCGGCTTGGATGATGCAGGTAGCGAAGCGCATCGAGGACCCAGGACTCATGTGCCCGGTTCTTCCGATCGAGCAGGCTCCGGAAGAATTGAGCCCGCACTGCCGGGTCCGCATCAAGCGCCGGCAGTACAAAGGCAAACTCCGCCTTTCGATCGGGATTTTGGATCTTCGCCAACTGCTGCTGCCGCACATCAATGCCGCGCAGCGCCAACTCAGACGCCAGGGCAATTGAGTCATTCTCTGCCAGCGGCAAGTCGGGAATCAGTAGTTCCTTCTTCCAAACCCGAGTCAGCCAATCCATTGCTTCCGGGCTGCTCGCCGTTCTGCTGTAAGCCTCAAAGTAAGCGGCCTTCAAGCTGCGGCTCGGCGCTGTTTCGATCCGTTCCCGCAGCAGCGTCTCGACACGCGGCTCCCGATTCCAGAGGCTCAGACGTGTCAAGTCCGTCAGTGTCCGTTGGATGTTCAACTCGTCACTCTCGCGTGGCAGCCAGGCCAATGCGAGCAACTGCAAGTCGCGCTCTGCGACCTTGCCATCGAGCATGTTCTCCCAAAGAGTCCCCCAGGCAATGGCCCGCGTCAGCGCGTCGGGGATCTCGGGCAGATGCGCCAGCAGATAAGTCCGGCTGTGTGCATCGAGCGTATAGCTGCCATAGCCATCGGGCAGTACGAAGTGGCCATAGCTCTTTGTTTTGCCGGCTGGGGGCCGTCCCGCCGTATCGATCCAGATCTTGCTCCAGGTCTTCAGATCGGCCGGCGTTTGTTCATCGAGGATCGTGATCAACTGATCCCAGGTTACATTCGAAAAGGAGTAACGCTTCAGATACACACGCAGCGCATTGCGAAACTTCGTCTCGCCGAGCAAGGCTTCCAGTTGGCGCATCACGATCGGAGCCTTCTGATAGATGATCGGACCGTACATCGAACCGGCATCGTTCAGATTGGCCAGATGCTGCCGGATCGCATTCGCACCCGCTGTCCGATCGACATCGTAGGCCGTGCGATAGTGCGACAGGTAAAAGCGCAGCTCATGATTCAACTGTGGAAAGGAAGGGTTCACGATCTTTGCCGCCATGAAGTTGGCAAACACTTCCTTCAACCACACATCGTTAAACCACTTCATCGTGACCAGGTCGCCAAACCACATGTGCGCCGTTTCATGTGCAATCAGGCTGGCCCGACCCAATAACTGCTGCTGCGTTGCACTCTCGTCCAGAAAGAGCGACTCGGCCTTATAGTCAATCGCGCCGGGATGCTCCATGCCACCGAACTGGAAGGCGGGCAACGCCACAAAATCAAACTTGCCAAACGCATAAGG is part of the Bryobacter aggregatus MPL3 genome and encodes:
- a CDS encoding M1 family metallopeptidase, translating into MIDVTLALLFLAAAPDPQPGISEALAAERARRIRDIHYELHLQVPAQREQPIVGTAKIRFSLQQPEQPVVLDFAPGADHILSVSVPYRWVNGHLVLRKGAEPIEIRFRAGDAPLNRNPDYFYSLFVPARAHFAIPCFDQPDLKTRFSVTMQVPAGWQAISNAAPGVATEPLPTYLLSVAAGKFQVEQSGRLRLFHRETDRKKVDRNLKAIFELHERAIRAMEEYTGLPYAFGKFDFVALPAFQFGGMEHPGAIDYKAESLFLDESATQQQLLGRASLIAHETAHMWFGDLVTMKWFNDVWLKEVFANFMAAKIVNPSFPQLNHELRFYLSHYRTAYDVDRTAGANAIRQHLANLNDAGSMYGPIIYQKAPIVMRQLEALLGETKFRNALRVYLKRYSFSNVTWDQLITILDEQTPADLKTWSKIWIDTAGRPPAGKTKSYGHFVLPDGYGSYTLDAHSRTYLLAHLPEIPDALTRAIAWGTLWENMLDGKVAERDLQLLALAWLPRESDELNIQRTLTDLTRLSLWNREPRVETLLRERIETAPSRSLKAAYFEAYSRTASSPEAMDWLTRVWKKELLIPDLPLAENDSIALASELALRGIDVRQQQLAKIQNPDRKAEFAFVLPALDADPAVRAQFFRSLLDRKNRAHESWVLDALRYLHHPSRAKASEPFLLPSLVVLQEIQKTGDIFFPQRWISTTLRGHRDRESATVVRRFLATLPPHYPARLRLTILAAADELFRFSAR
- a CDS encoding M20/M25/M40 family metallo-hydrolase gives rise to the protein MTPKRHFCNMAQVNRILLVLLLSAPILSAQQAPPVAQFLSELIQRNTANPPGNEDLLAQYLAPIFKQAGFEVDIIATPQKGKSHFIARLRGNGTKKPVLLAAHADVVGVEREKWTVDPFAGTIRDGYVIGRGAIDFKGGLAVFAQAALDIARSKRELDRDIIFLSEADEEGGPYNTGWLAERHWDKIDCEFSLNEGGWIVQDEKTRKVKYVSVSTADKLSLNLILRAKGTSTHSSMPLADNAIFRLARALAKVGAYDTKPRLNDSTKLFFKTLGDVSEEPLKTQFYDLVAGADPAKLAAADKAISQNPLLHAIMRNTIAPTFLNAGFRGNVIPGSADATLNFRVIPGTTIGELIDEIQTLVNDPQVEVLEATTRLSNAVMTPEQQQAAVAAAKRPTVPESPLSSALYLAVAKHAKQTYPEAQVTPYLFQAGTDAYAWRSRGIPVYGIYPYPITAEDLTRMHGNDERIPVASLVSGLKMITNILLEVAAKH